A genomic window from Polycladomyces subterraneus includes:
- a CDS encoding SDR family NAD(P)-dependent oxidoreductase codes for MNKSLPSYPDLQGKVVMITGVSRGLGKALALAFAEAKSVLVLCSRGKEELAQTAAEVEKLGARCLSIAADVSVPRDAERLVATAEATFGRIDVLINNAAVLGPSPMPYLLDFPEEAFMEVMRVNTWGPFLVTRRAIAGMLARQSGSIINVTSEAGRVGYAGWGAYGVSKFALEGLTQTWAQEVEGTGVRVNMVDPGEMDTEMHRLAVPDCDYELADPREVVAPFLYLASDVSREVNGQRLLAEEFVGEEAES; via the coding sequence ATGAACAAATCGTTGCCAAGCTATCCCGATCTGCAGGGCAAAGTCGTGATGATTACCGGTGTTTCCCGCGGTCTTGGAAAAGCGTTGGCACTTGCATTTGCCGAAGCCAAGTCCGTGTTGGTTCTGTGCAGTCGTGGAAAGGAAGAGCTGGCCCAAACGGCGGCAGAGGTTGAAAAGCTGGGAGCGCGTTGCTTATCCATCGCTGCGGATGTATCCGTTCCTCGCGATGCCGAACGACTGGTCGCCACTGCTGAGGCGACATTCGGCCGCATTGATGTCTTGATCAACAATGCAGCTGTATTGGGCCCCAGTCCGATGCCGTATTTGTTGGATTTTCCGGAAGAGGCTTTCATGGAAGTGATGCGGGTCAATACGTGGGGACCGTTTCTTGTCACTCGTCGCGCCATTGCAGGAATGTTGGCACGACAAAGCGGGTCGATCATCAATGTAACGTCCGAGGCGGGGCGCGTCGGTTATGCAGGGTGGGGGGCTTACGGGGTTTCCAAGTTCGCATTGGAGGGATTGACTCAAACGTGGGCACAAGAGGTCGAGGGAACAGGAGTCCGCGTCAACATGGTAGACCCTGGGGAAATGGATACAGAGATGCATCGATTGGCCGTACCCGACTGTGATTATGAACTGGCTGATCCCCGGGAAGTGGTCGCGCCCTTTTTATATTTGGCATCCGATGTTTCCAGGGAGGTGAACGGTCAACGGTTGTTGGCGGAGGAGTTTGTGGGAGAGGAGGCGGAGTCATGA